From a region of the Sulfuriferula plumbiphila genome:
- the bamA gene encoding outer membrane protein assembly factor BamA, whose product MQIRLAAALVTSLWAISAHAIDNFVVKDIRVEGIQRTEAGTVFSYLPVKVGDTMDDEKASAAIKALFATGFFKDVRLEQQGNVLIVVVEERPAISKVDIVGSKEFSKEQLTTGLKQAGLTEGRIFDKSVLDRAVQEIKRLYFSKGKYAVQIETTVTPLERNRVSITFNIQDGDVAKIKQINIVGNKAFREKQLLGLFSLQTPGFFSWYTKNDQYSKQKLAADLETLKSFYLNRGYLEFNVDSTQVSITPDKQDIYITVNISEGDKYTVSSVKLAGETIVPAAELEKLIVVKPGEVFSREKLTETAKKIGDRLGNDGYAFANVNAVPDVDKEKHQVAFTFYVDSGRRVYVNRINVTGNTRTKDEVVRREFRQMEGAWYAADKIKRSRERVERLGYFSDVNVETPAVAGTTDQVDLDLGVTEKATGSIMVGAGFSSSEGLILSGSVAQNNLFGTGNQLSLQINSGKINKVYSVSYTNPYFTPDGLSLGYDLYRRDINTTSLSSVATYQNSTKGAGLRLGIPLNEKDSINLGLAYERFDLTVGATSPKQYQDFVTKFGSSNDTLRADLGWARDSRDSLTYPTEGMLQRVYGEVGVPPGSLEYYKLSYQQQWFKPLSKNFTLMLNGEIGVGNGYAGKPLPFFKNFYAGGVSSVRGYDTSTLGPKLNDPVNGVVAAGGNKRIVGNAELMFPMPGLQNDKSVRMSAFVDAGATFGPDDYLGRYSSFSFKDLRYSTGIALSWISPVGPLKFSLAKPINPKPDDRKQVFQFTLGTVF is encoded by the coding sequence ATGCAAATCAGACTTGCAGCTGCACTCGTAACAAGCCTGTGGGCGATATCCGCTCACGCAATCGACAATTTCGTGGTGAAGGATATCCGCGTAGAAGGCATCCAGCGCACCGAAGCTGGTACGGTATTCAGTTATTTGCCGGTGAAAGTCGGCGATACGATGGATGACGAAAAAGCTTCCGCCGCGATCAAGGCACTATTTGCCACCGGTTTTTTCAAGGATGTGCGCCTGGAACAGCAGGGCAATGTGCTGATCGTGGTAGTGGAAGAGCGCCCGGCGATTTCCAAGGTGGACATTGTCGGCAGCAAGGAGTTTTCCAAGGAACAGCTCACTACCGGTCTAAAGCAGGCGGGTCTGACAGAAGGCCGTATTTTCGACAAATCGGTGCTGGATCGTGCCGTACAGGAAATCAAGCGACTGTATTTCAGCAAGGGCAAATACGCGGTACAGATTGAGACTACGGTCACGCCGCTGGAGCGTAACCGGGTATCAATCACTTTCAACATCCAGGATGGTGATGTTGCCAAGATCAAACAGATCAATATCGTTGGCAACAAGGCGTTCAGGGAAAAACAGCTGCTTGGTCTGTTCAGCTTGCAAACTCCGGGATTCTTCAGCTGGTACACCAAGAACGATCAATATTCCAAACAGAAGCTGGCTGCCGACCTGGAAACGCTCAAGTCGTTTTACCTGAATCGTGGCTACCTGGAATTCAATGTTGATTCCACCCAGGTGTCGATCACCCCGGACAAGCAGGACATCTACATCACCGTCAACATCAGCGAGGGTGACAAATACACCGTGTCCAGCGTCAAGCTGGCGGGGGAGACCATCGTCCCGGCGGCGGAACTGGAAAAGCTGATTGTGGTGAAGCCGGGCGAAGTGTTCTCGCGCGAAAAACTCACCGAAACCGCGAAAAAAATCGGCGACCGGCTGGGTAATGACGGCTATGCGTTTGCCAACGTCAATGCAGTGCCTGACGTGGACAAGGAAAAACACCAGGTCGCATTCACCTTCTATGTGGACAGTGGCCGTCGCGTGTACGTCAACCGCATCAACGTCACCGGCAATACCCGCACCAAAGACGAAGTGGTGCGGCGCGAATTCCGCCAGATGGAAGGCGCCTGGTACGCAGCCGACAAAATCAAGCGCTCGCGCGAGCGGGTTGAACGCCTTGGCTATTTTAGCGATGTCAACGTGGAAACGCCTGCCGTGGCAGGCACCACTGACCAGGTGGACCTTGACCTGGGAGTGACGGAAAAAGCGACCGGCAGCATCATGGTAGGGGCGGGTTTCTCGTCATCGGAAGGTCTGATCCTGTCTGGTTCGGTGGCGCAAAACAACCTGTTTGGTACCGGTAACCAGCTGTCCCTGCAGATCAACAGCGGCAAGATCAACAAGGTCTACTCGGTATCCTATACCAACCCCTATTTCACTCCGGATGGCCTGAGCCTGGGCTATGACCTGTATCGGCGTGACATCAATACGACCTCGCTCAGCAGCGTGGCAACCTATCAAAACTCTACCAAGGGCGCGGGATTGCGTCTGGGCATTCCGCTGAACGAAAAAGACAGTATCAATCTGGGGCTGGCTTACGAGCGTTTCGATCTTACGGTGGGTGCCACGAGTCCCAAGCAGTACCAGGATTTCGTCACGAAATTCGGCAGCAGCAACGATACCCTGCGCGCTGATTTGGGGTGGGCGCGCGACAGCCGTGACAGTCTGACTTACCCAACCGAAGGCATGCTGCAGCGGGTTTACGGCGAGGTGGGCGTACCGCCGGGCAGCCTTGAGTATTACAAGCTGTCCTATCAACAGCAGTGGTTCAAGCCACTGAGCAAAAATTTCACCCTCATGCTCAATGGCGAGATCGGCGTGGGTAATGGTTATGCGGGCAAGCCGCTGCCGTTTTTCAAAAATTTCTATGCGGGTGGCGTGAGCTCGGTGCGCGGTTATGACACATCCACGTTGGGGCCTAAACTGAACGACCCGGTTAACGGTGTGGTAGCGGCAGGCGGTAACAAGCGCATCGTTGGCAATGCGGAACTGATGTTCCCCATGCCCGGTCTGCAGAATGACAAATCGGTGCGCATGAGCGCGTTTGTTGATGCAGGGGCGACGTTTGGACCGGATGATTATCTGGGGCGTTATTCCAGCTTCAGTTTCAAGGATCTGCGTTATTCCACGGGGATTGCGCTGAGCTGGATTTCTCCTGTCGGGCCACTCAAGTTCAGTTTGGCAAAACCGATCAATCCCAAGCCGGATGACAGGAAGCAAGTGTTCCAGTTTACGTTGGGCACGGTGTTTTAA
- the rseP gene encoding RIP metalloprotease RseP produces the protein MTLLTTLLAFAVALGILIIVHEFGHYAAARLVGVKVLRFSVGFGKPLLLRRWGKDRTEWAIAGFPLGGYVKMLDEREGRVAEADLPRSFNRQSVGARMLILVAGPLANLLLAVLLYWGLFMHGVPGLRPVIAQPPAASAAARAGLHSGDEISAIGGEPVASWADLQWALLRQLPAQQPLSLALQDGSTRTLDAAGVTVDGESDIAAKLGIRLFEPALAAVIGQVLPNSVGARAGLRVGDRIVAVNGAKISEWSDLVRWVRDQPGKVLNLQVERASPAGMVDIRLVPQRVNEAGVAVGKVGIGPKVDPAVFDTMLTETRYGAATAFVKACAKTWDTAVFSLQMMGRMVIGEVSWRNLSGPITIADYAGQSARTGPAAFVAFLALVSISLGVLNLLPIPLLDGGHLMYHIAELIKGSPVSERVMEIGQQIGMALLLTLMIFAFYNDISRLFTG, from the coding sequence ATGACCCTGTTAACGACCCTGCTGGCATTTGCGGTGGCGCTGGGCATTCTCATTATCGTGCATGAATTCGGCCACTATGCGGCGGCGCGCCTGGTGGGCGTGAAAGTGCTGCGTTTCTCGGTCGGTTTCGGCAAGCCCCTGCTGCTGCGGCGCTGGGGCAAAGACCGTACCGAATGGGCGATTGCCGGCTTTCCGCTGGGCGGGTATGTAAAGATGCTGGACGAGCGTGAAGGCCGCGTGGCGGAAGCCGACCTGCCCCGCAGCTTTAACCGTCAAAGCGTGGGCGCGCGCATGTTGATCCTGGTAGCCGGACCGCTGGCCAACCTGCTGCTGGCGGTTTTGCTCTATTGGGGTTTGTTCATGCACGGTGTGCCTGGCCTCAGGCCAGTCATTGCCCAGCCGCCTGCCGCCAGCGCCGCGGCGCGCGCCGGGCTCCATAGCGGCGACGAGATCAGCGCCATCGGCGGAGAGCCGGTGGCCAGCTGGGCGGATCTGCAATGGGCGCTATTGCGCCAGCTGCCCGCGCAGCAACCACTCAGCCTTGCTTTGCAGGACGGCAGTACACGCACGCTGGATGCTGCTGGTGTGACGGTGGATGGCGAATCCGATATTGCAGCCAAACTGGGTATCCGCTTGTTTGAACCGGCGCTTGCGGCGGTGATTGGGCAGGTACTGCCCAATAGCGTGGGCGCGCGTGCCGGGTTGCGTGTGGGCGACCGTATTGTGGCGGTGAATGGCGCAAAGATCAGCGAGTGGTCTGACCTGGTCAGATGGGTGCGTGACCAGCCCGGCAAAGTGCTCAACCTGCAGGTCGAACGTGCCAGTCCGGCAGGCATGGTTGATATCAGGCTGGTGCCGCAGCGCGTGAATGAAGCCGGCGTGGCGGTGGGCAAGGTAGGTATTGGTCCCAAGGTGGATCCTGCGGTGTTCGATACCATGCTCACCGAAACGCGCTATGGTGCAGCGACAGCATTCGTCAAGGCGTGCGCCAAAACCTGGGATACCGCCGTGTTCAGCCTGCAGATGATGGGGCGCATGGTGATCGGCGAGGTGTCGTGGCGCAACCTGTCCGGTCCCATCACCATCGCCGACTATGCCGGGCAGTCGGCACGCACCGGCCCGGCAGCATTTGTGGCCTTCCTGGCGTTGGTGAGTATCAGTCTCGGCGTGCTCAATCTGTTGCCCATCCCATTATTGGACGGGGGGCATTTGATGTATCATATCGCGGAGCTTATCAAAGGCAGTCCGGTATCCGAGCGCGTGATGGAAATCGGTCAGCAAATTGGCATGGCGCTGTTGCTCACTCTCATGATTTTTGCCTTTTATAACGACATTTCCCGTTTGTTTACAGGCTGA
- the ispC gene encoding 1-deoxy-D-xylulose-5-phosphate reductoisomerase: MSVRHLTILGATGTIGVNTLDVVARHPDRFNVVALSGSSQLDRLAEQCRTHSPRYAVVLDAASAARLREMLEATACATEVLWGMAALERIAALPEVDTVMAAIVGAAGLRPALAAAKAGKRILLANKETLVMAGSLFMQAVITGGAELIPIDSEHNAIFQSLPRHFCGDLVSCGVRRILLTASGGPFRTTPINELAHVTPAQACAHPNWVMGKKISVDSATMMNKGLEVIEAHWLFNATPAQIQVVIHPQSVIHSMVEYLDGSVIAQLGNPDMRTPIAYALGFPERIEAGVSALDLFGRGLTFEAPDYARFPCLKLAFDALASGGMLPAVLNAANESAVAAFLAGRASYLAIPAAIEHALARAQTGEPGSMDDLVQADIQARADTDAFLETCHARA; this comes from the coding sequence ATGAGCGTACGTCATCTCACCATACTCGGCGCCACCGGCACCATCGGCGTCAATACCCTGGATGTGGTGGCACGCCACCCGGATCGTTTCAATGTCGTGGCGCTGTCCGGCAGCAGCCAGCTGGACAGGCTCGCCGAGCAGTGCCGAACGCACTCTCCGCGCTATGCCGTGGTGCTGGACGCGGCCAGCGCCGCGCGCCTGCGCGAGATGCTCGAAGCAACGGCTTGTGCGACCGAAGTGCTGTGGGGCATGGCCGCACTGGAACGGATTGCCGCGCTACCCGAAGTGGATACGGTGATGGCAGCGATTGTCGGCGCTGCGGGGCTGCGCCCGGCGCTGGCAGCAGCCAAAGCCGGCAAGCGCATCCTGCTTGCCAACAAGGAAACCCTGGTCATGGCCGGCAGCCTGTTCATGCAGGCGGTGATCACGGGCGGCGCCGAGCTGATACCGATTGACAGTGAGCACAACGCGATTTTCCAGTCTCTGCCGCGCCATTTTTGCGGCGATCTCGTATCGTGTGGTGTGCGTCGTATTCTGCTCACGGCTTCGGGCGGTCCATTCCGCACCACTCCGATCAATGAATTGGCGCACGTCACGCCGGCGCAGGCCTGCGCGCATCCCAACTGGGTGATGGGCAAAAAAATTTCGGTGGATTCCGCCACCATGATGAACAAGGGGCTGGAGGTGATCGAGGCGCACTGGCTATTCAACGCCACGCCTGCGCAGATCCAGGTGGTGATCCATCCACAGAGCGTGATTCACTCGATGGTGGAGTATCTGGATGGCTCGGTCATCGCCCAGCTCGGCAACCCCGACATGCGTACCCCCATTGCCTACGCGCTGGGTTTCCCGGAACGGATCGAGGCTGGCGTATCGGCGCTGGACCTGTTTGGGCGCGGGCTCACATTTGAAGCCCCGGATTATGCGCGCTTCCCCTGTCTGAAACTGGCATTCGACGCGCTGGCCAGTGGCGGCATGCTGCCAGCGGTGCTGAATGCAGCCAATGAATCCGCGGTGGCGGCGTTTTTGGCCGGGCGCGCATCGTATCTGGCGATCCCGGCGGCAATTGAACATGCGCTGGCACGCGCGCAAACCGGCGAGCCAGGCAGTATGGATGATCTGGTGCAGGCCGATATCCAGGCGCGCGCCGACACCGATGCCTTCCTCGAAACCTGCCATGCGAGAGCCTAG
- a CDS encoding phosphatidate cytidylyltransferase: MLSKRWATALTLLAGFLACLFLLPQSWWVLVMTVPLVFGAREWGRLSGFAAPAANGYALASVALAALVYVWGNTYHVQVYLAALAFWLVVVPLWLAFGWRVQQPWLRVLSGWLVLLPLWLALVDLRAYSAFGLLLLMGIVWIADSAAYFTGKRFGRRRLAAQISPGKTWEGAAGAWLAVTVYATVVLGVAAMLGRVPYPADWLLPLALFVWLLFYLSILGDLFESWIKRLAGAKDSSDLLPGHGGMLDRIDALTSTLPIAALMLLHGQLLTRALT, translated from the coding sequence ATGCTAAGTAAACGCTGGGCAACAGCCCTGACCCTGCTGGCCGGCTTCCTGGCCTGCCTGTTCCTGTTGCCGCAATCATGGTGGGTGCTGGTGATGACCGTGCCACTGGTGTTCGGTGCGCGCGAATGGGGGCGCCTGTCCGGATTTGCTGCGCCCGCTGCCAATGGCTACGCGCTGGCCAGCGTGGCGCTGGCGGCGCTGGTTTATGTGTGGGGGAATACTTACCACGTGCAGGTTTACCTGGCAGCATTGGCATTCTGGCTGGTCGTCGTACCGCTATGGCTGGCGTTTGGCTGGCGTGTGCAGCAGCCTTGGCTGCGTGTACTGAGCGGCTGGCTGGTGCTGCTGCCATTATGGCTGGCGCTGGTGGATTTGCGGGCTTACAGCGCATTCGGCCTGTTGCTGCTGATGGGTATTGTGTGGATTGCCGACAGCGCGGCCTACTTTACCGGCAAGCGTTTCGGCCGGCGCAGGCTGGCCGCACAAATCAGCCCCGGAAAAACCTGGGAGGGCGCTGCCGGCGCATGGCTGGCGGTGACGGTGTATGCCACTGTTGTGCTGGGTGTGGCGGCCATGCTGGGACGGGTGCCGTATCCCGCTGACTGGCTGTTGCCGCTGGCACTCTTCGTCTGGCTGCTATTTTACTTGAGCATACTGGGCGATCTGTTTGAGTCCTGGATCAAGCGTCTGGCCGGTGCCAAGGACAGCAGTGACTTGCTGCCCGGTCACGGCGGCATGCTGGATCGCATCGACGCGCTGACCTCCACTTTGCCGATCGCAGCGCTGATGCTGTTGCATGGGCAACTGCTGACACGGGCGCTGACATGA
- the uppS gene encoding polyprenyl diphosphate synthase, translating into MGIFTSSTRDIPQAAAVPRHIAIIMDGNGRWAKKRFLPRIAGHKRGVETVRDVIKACGDRGVEYLTLFAFSSENWRRPQEEVSMLMDLFALALEREITKLHKNGARLRVVGDLARFGPRLVKLIHEAEHLTCHNTRLTLTIAANYGGRWDIMQAMNAMLEKHPELAGKPLTEADFAPHLAMHYAPEPDLFIRTGGEQRISNFLLWQLAYSELYFTPTLWPDFDAAALDQAIASYSSRERRFGRTSEQLVRHAK; encoded by the coding sequence GTGGGTATTTTTACCAGCTCGACCAGGGACATCCCGCAAGCAGCGGCGGTGCCGCGTCACATCGCCATCATTATGGACGGCAATGGACGCTGGGCGAAAAAGCGCTTTCTGCCGCGCATCGCCGGGCACAAACGCGGCGTGGAAACCGTGCGCGACGTGATCAAGGCGTGCGGCGATCGCGGCGTGGAATATCTTACCCTGTTTGCGTTCAGCTCGGAAAACTGGCGTCGCCCGCAGGAAGAGGTGTCCATGCTCATGGATTTGTTCGCCCTGGCACTGGAGCGGGAGATTACCAAGCTGCACAAGAATGGCGCGCGCCTGCGCGTAGTGGGCGACCTCGCGCGTTTTGGTCCCAGGCTGGTCAAGCTCATCCACGAAGCGGAACATCTCACCTGCCACAACACCCGCCTCACCCTGACCATTGCGGCCAATTATGGCGGACGCTGGGACATCATGCAGGCGATGAACGCGATGCTGGAAAAACACCCCGAACTGGCCGGAAAACCGCTGACGGAAGCTGATTTCGCGCCGCATCTGGCCATGCACTACGCACCCGAGCCGGATCTGTTTATCCGCACCGGCGGCGAGCAGCGCATCAGCAATTTCCTGCTCTGGCAACTGGCCTACTCCGAGCTGTATTTCACCCCTACGCTGTGGCCGGATTTCGATGCTGCCGCGCTGGATCAGGCCATTGCCTCGTACAGTAGCCGCGAACGCCGTTTTGGCCGCACCAGCGAGCAGTTGGTCAGGCATGCTAAGTAA
- the frr gene encoding ribosome recycling factor encodes MIADVKKTAEQKMIKSLESLKADLGKVRTGRAHTGILDHVMVDYYGNPTAISQVANITLMDARTIAVQPWEGKMVGAVEKAIRDADLGLNPSSQGNLIRVPMPALTEERRRDLIKLVKTEGENAKVAIRNVRRDANAQLKELLKDKAISEDDERRAQEDIQKLTDKYIAEIDKALVAKEADLMAV; translated from the coding sequence ATGATTGCAGACGTCAAAAAAACCGCTGAGCAAAAAATGATCAAGAGCCTGGAATCGCTTAAGGCAGATCTGGGCAAGGTGCGTACCGGCCGTGCGCATACCGGCATTCTTGACCACGTCATGGTGGATTACTATGGCAACCCGACTGCGATCAGCCAGGTTGCCAATATTACCCTGATGGATGCACGTACCATTGCCGTACAGCCGTGGGAAGGCAAGATGGTCGGTGCGGTGGAGAAGGCAATCCGGGATGCCGACCTGGGACTGAACCCGTCCAGCCAGGGCAATCTGATTCGCGTGCCGATGCCGGCTCTCACTGAAGAACGCCGCCGCGATCTGATCAAGCTGGTGAAAACCGAAGGCGAAAACGCCAAGGTGGCGATACGCAACGTGCGCCGCGATGCCAATGCCCAACTCAAGGAACTGCTCAAGGACAAGGCCATCAGCGAAGACGATGAACGCCGCGCCCAGGAAGATATCCAGAAACTCACCGACAAATATATTGCCGAGATCGACAAGGCGCTGGTCGCCAAAGAAGCCGACCTGATGGCTGTCTAG
- the pyrH gene encoding UMP kinase, translated as MSAPVYKRILLKLSGEALMGDDSYGINRDTIARIAGEVKSVVDMGVQVAVVIGGGNIFRGVAPGAAGMDRATADYMGMLATVMNALALQDAFRRVGVPSRVQSALNIEQVAEPYIRGKALRYLEEGTVVIFGAGTGNPFFTTDTAAALRGMEMNADIVVKATKVDGVYSADPKKDPAATRYQRLSFDEAIQKDLKVMDATAFTLCRDQNMPLAVLSIFKTGALARFVAGEDEGTLVLAQC; from the coding sequence ATGAGCGCTCCGGTGTACAAGCGCATTCTGCTGAAGCTGTCGGGCGAAGCCCTGATGGGTGACGACAGCTACGGCATCAACCGCGACACCATCGCCCGCATCGCGGGCGAGGTCAAATCGGTGGTGGATATGGGCGTGCAGGTGGCCGTGGTGATCGGCGGCGGGAATATTTTTCGCGGCGTGGCGCCGGGTGCTGCGGGCATGGACCGCGCGACCGCCGACTACATGGGGATGCTGGCCACGGTGATGAACGCGCTGGCATTGCAGGATGCCTTTCGGCGTGTGGGCGTGCCAAGCCGGGTGCAGTCTGCGCTCAACATCGAGCAGGTCGCCGAGCCCTATATTCGTGGCAAGGCGCTACGTTATCTGGAAGAGGGCACGGTGGTGATTTTCGGCGCCGGCACCGGCAATCCGTTTTTCACCACCGACACCGCCGCAGCCTTGCGCGGCATGGAAATGAACGCGGATATCGTGGTGAAAGCCACCAAGGTCGATGGCGTATACAGCGCGGACCCGAAAAAGGATCCGGCTGCGACGCGCTACCAGCGGCTGAGTTTTGACGAGGCGATCCAGAAAGACCTGAAGGTGATGGACGCCACGGCATTCACCCTGTGTCGCGACCAGAACATGCCGCTGGCGGTGTTGAGCATTTTCAAAACCGGTGCGCTGGCGCGTTTTGTGGCGGGTGAAGACGAAGGTACGCTGGTTCTGGCGCAGTGTTAA
- the tsf gene encoding translation elongation factor Ts, translated as MAEITASMVKDLRERTGLGMMECKKALTETSGDMGAAEDLLRIKSGAKASKAAGRVAAEGVIGCFVSADGKMGALVEVNCETDFVARNEDFLAFAKAVAQLAAQSGSTDVSALSAMPMPAGGSVQEVRQALIMKLGENLSIRRVAHHVTAGRLAVYLHGSRIGVMVDLDGDEALGKDIAMHIAASKPICVSKDQVSAGLLDKEREIYTAQAADSGKPADIVAKMVEGRIGKYLAEVTLLGQPFVKNPDQTVEKLLAEKKAKVNGFTLFVVGEGIEKKVVDYAAEVAAAARV; from the coding sequence ATGGCTGAAATTACTGCAAGCATGGTCAAGGATCTGCGTGAACGCACCGGGCTGGGCATGATGGAATGCAAAAAGGCATTGACTGAAACCAGTGGCGATATGGGTGCTGCCGAAGACCTGCTGCGTATCAAGAGCGGCGCCAAGGCCAGCAAGGCTGCGGGGCGGGTGGCGGCCGAGGGGGTGATTGGTTGTTTTGTCAGCGCCGATGGCAAAATGGGCGCGCTGGTGGAGGTCAATTGCGAAACCGACTTCGTCGCCAGGAACGAGGATTTTCTGGCGTTTGCCAAGGCTGTCGCGCAACTGGCTGCACAAAGTGGCAGCACCGATGTGAGCGCTTTGTCTGCCATGCCCATGCCCGCTGGCGGCAGCGTCCAGGAAGTGCGTCAGGCCCTGATCATGAAGCTGGGCGAGAACCTCAGCATTCGTCGTGTCGCGCATCATGTTACGGCAGGCCGCCTGGCTGTTTACCTGCATGGTTCCAGGATTGGCGTGATGGTGGATCTGGATGGTGATGAGGCATTGGGCAAGGACATTGCAATGCACATCGCCGCCAGCAAGCCGATCTGCGTGTCCAAGGATCAGGTGTCAGCCGGCCTGCTGGATAAAGAACGCGAAATCTACACTGCGCAGGCGGCGGACTCCGGCAAGCCCGCCGACATTGTTGCCAAGATGGTGGAGGGCCGTATCGGCAAGTATCTCGCAGAGGTTACCCTGCTGGGCCAGCCATTCGTGAAAAATCCCGACCAGACCGTGGAAAAGCTGCTGGCCGAGAAAAAGGCCAAAGTGAACGGTTTCACGCTGTTTGTGGTGGGTGAAGGCATCGAGAAGAAGGTGGTGGACTACGCTGCCGAAGTGGCCGCAGCTGCCAGGGTTTAA
- the rpsB gene encoding 30S ribosomal protein S2: MSITMRQMLEAGVHFGHQTRFWNPKMAPYIFGHRNKIHIVNLEKSLPMFEDALKFVRKLSTNKGTVLFVGTKRSAREIVREEAERAGMPYVDHRWLGGMLTNFKTVKQSVKRLKDLEAMLGDVNSKLTKKEALVLQREFDKLDRSLGGIKDMNALPDALLVIDVGYQKGAVTEANKLGIPVIGVVDTNNSPLGVDYIIPGNDDSNRAIRLYARGMADAVLEGRSQVISEILGEGEEFVEVEASGEAAAQ, translated from the coding sequence ATGTCCATTACCATGCGTCAAATGCTGGAGGCAGGTGTCCACTTCGGCCACCAAACCCGTTTCTGGAATCCGAAGATGGCGCCGTATATCTTCGGTCATCGCAACAAAATCCACATCGTCAACCTGGAAAAAAGCCTGCCGATGTTCGAGGATGCGCTGAAATTCGTGCGCAAACTGTCGACCAACAAAGGCACGGTACTGTTTGTTGGCACCAAGCGTTCGGCTCGCGAAATTGTGCGCGAAGAGGCCGAACGCGCCGGCATGCCTTACGTGGATCACCGCTGGCTGGGTGGCATGCTGACCAACTTTAAAACCGTCAAGCAGTCTGTCAAGCGCCTGAAAGATCTGGAAGCCATGCTGGGCGATGTCAATTCCAAGCTGACCAAAAAGGAAGCGCTGGTGTTGCAGCGCGAATTTGACAAGCTGGATCGCAGCCTCGGCGGCATCAAGGACATGAATGCGCTGCCTGATGCGTTGCTGGTGATTGATGTGGGCTACCAGAAAGGTGCTGTGACCGAAGCCAACAAGCTGGGGATTCCGGTCATCGGTGTGGTGGATACAAACAATAGTCCTCTGGGTGTGGATTACATTATCCCCGGTAACGATGACTCCAACCGCGCGATTCGCCTGTATGCGCGTGGCATGGCTGATGCGGTGCTGGAAGGCCGTAGCCAGGTGATCAGCGAAATTCTGGGCGAAGGCGAAGAATTCGTTGAAGTGGAAGCCTCTGGAGAAGCGGCAGCACAATAA